The following are encoded in a window of Verrucomicrobiota bacterium genomic DNA:
- a CDS encoding class II fructose-bisphosphate aldolase — protein MAIVNTVRMFEVAQREAFAIGAFNVNNMELLQGIIWAAKEQQAPIILQISRGAREYANMKYLRALIDVAVEEAPEVPIAIHLDHGDLKTCMTCIDEGYTSVMYDGSKLPLAENIATTKQVCDYAHSKKPYISVEAELGMLGGIEEDVVGVAEEDVMKFLTDPNEAEQFVRETKCDSLAVAIGTSHGAYKFKHTPKLAFDRIDEIAAKIPGTPLVMHGSSSVPAEFVAAINKYAVLDQTNAELCRTAGETNWEQMPKTMGVPEEAIARAAKMAVCKVNIDTDLRLALTASILKAWGESNDALWKWTEAGSKGKRPEFPFDPRKYLGPGREAVKAIVARKMQALGCAGKAKAVMG, from the coding sequence ATGGCCATTGTCAATACGGTGCGGATGTTCGAGGTCGCGCAGCGCGAGGCATTCGCCATCGGCGCGTTCAACGTCAACAACATGGAGTTGCTCCAGGGCATCATTTGGGCGGCCAAGGAGCAGCAGGCGCCGATCATCCTGCAGATCTCACGCGGTGCGCGCGAGTATGCCAACATGAAGTACCTGCGCGCGCTCATCGACGTGGCCGTCGAGGAAGCGCCCGAGGTGCCTATCGCCATCCACCTCGACCACGGCGACCTTAAGACCTGCATGACGTGCATCGATGAGGGCTACACGTCGGTCATGTACGACGGGTCGAAGCTGCCGCTTGCCGAGAACATCGCCACGACGAAGCAGGTCTGCGACTACGCGCACAGCAAGAAGCCGTACATCAGCGTCGAAGCGGAGCTCGGGATGCTCGGCGGGATCGAGGAGGACGTGGTCGGCGTGGCCGAAGAGGACGTCATGAAGTTCCTCACCGATCCGAACGAGGCCGAGCAATTCGTGCGCGAGACGAAGTGCGACTCGCTCGCCGTGGCGATCGGCACGAGCCATGGGGCGTACAAGTTCAAGCACACGCCGAAGCTCGCGTTCGACCGCATTGACGAGATCGCGGCCAAGATCCCGGGCACGCCGCTCGTGATGCACGGCTCGTCGTCGGTGCCGGCCGAGTTCGTCGCCGCGATCAACAAGTACGCCGTGCTCGACCAGACCAACGCGGAGTTGTGCAGGACGGCCGGCGAGACGAACTGGGAGCAGATGCCCAAGACGATGGGTGTGCCCGAGGAGGCGATCGCTCGCGCGGCCAAGATGGCCGTGTGCAAGGTCAATATCGATACCGACCTGCGGTTGGCGCTCACGGCATCGATCCTCAAGGCCTGGGGCGAGTCGAACGACGCGCTGTGGAAGTGGACCGAGGCGGGCAGCAAAGGCAAACGCCCTGAGTTTCCGTTCGACCCCAGGAAGTACCTCGGCCCCGGCCGCGAGGCCGTGAAGGCGATCGTCGCCCGCAAGATGCAGGCCCTCGGTTGCGCGGGCAAGGCCAAGGCGGTGATGGGATAG
- a CDS encoding GxxExxY protein has product MEHGDVTEQIIGCAYRVHNTMGFGFLESVYENCMLVELRKTDLEVEQQAPIRVKYDDTVVGDFMADLVVEDCVVVELKSVRQLVKAHEAQLVNYLVATGKPVGLLINFGERGVEVRRKVRELPEAHRRKPAEEKKNS; this is encoded by the coding sequence GTGGAACACGGGGACGTGACAGAGCAGATCATCGGTTGCGCGTATCGTGTGCACAACACCATGGGCTTCGGTTTCCTTGAGTCGGTGTACGAGAACTGCATGCTCGTCGAACTGCGCAAGACGGATCTTGAGGTCGAGCAGCAAGCGCCGATCAGGGTCAAGTACGACGACACGGTCGTCGGCGACTTCATGGCCGACCTTGTAGTAGAGGACTGCGTTGTCGTCGAGCTCAAGTCGGTGCGCCAGTTGGTGAAAGCGCATGAGGCGCAGCTCGTCAACTACCTCGTCGCAACGGGCAAGCCGGTGGGCTTGTTGATCAACTTCGGCGAGCGGGGAGTCGAAGTCCGCCGCAAGGTACGCGAGTTGCCCGAGGCGCACCGGAGGAAACCCGCGGAAGAGAAGAAGAATTCGTAG
- a CDS encoding ABC transporter permease: protein MKAWIAFWNILAKDMQAYYLKPPNISWGLIFPLAWTGMFFIRSGAGLDSIPAMLPGVMAVSVLFGTTSLLSVTVTFEKKGRSLERLLLAPISLELLMLAKTAGAILFGVANAFVPVIMAAFLTDLSGVNWAALVPAIILIAISSTFLGLFIAVSVSEVFEAQTFSNFFRFPMLFLCGLFFPIEQLPVWLRPLSYVLPLTYGADVLHGSIRQAGRMALLLNFGLLGAFCVVLFGMSLRNIRRKWIA from the coding sequence ATGAAGGCGTGGATCGCATTCTGGAACATCCTGGCCAAGGACATGCAAGCCTACTACCTCAAGCCGCCGAACATCAGTTGGGGCTTGATTTTTCCTCTAGCGTGGACGGGCATGTTCTTTATCCGCTCCGGCGCGGGCCTGGACAGCATCCCGGCGATGCTGCCGGGCGTGATGGCCGTGTCGGTGCTCTTCGGCACGACGAGCCTGCTGTCTGTTACCGTGACGTTCGAGAAAAAGGGCCGCTCGCTCGAACGGCTGCTTCTGGCGCCCATCTCCCTGGAGCTGCTGATGCTGGCCAAGACCGCCGGCGCGATCCTCTTCGGCGTGGCCAACGCGTTCGTACCGGTCATCATGGCGGCGTTCCTGACCGACCTCTCTGGCGTGAACTGGGCGGCGCTCGTTCCCGCCATCATACTCATCGCGATCAGCTCGACGTTCCTGGGCCTGTTCATTGCCGTCTCGGTCAGCGAGGTTTTCGAAGCCCAGACCTTTTCGAACTTCTTCCGCTTTCCGATGCTGTTCCTGTGTGGCCTGTTCTTCCCCATCGAGCAACTGCCGGTCTGGCTGCGGCCGCTGTCGTATGTGCTGCCGCTGACTTACGGGGCCGACGTGCTGCATGGCTCGATTCGCCAGGCGGGGCGGATGGCACTGCTGCTGAACTTCGGCCTCCTGGGGGCGTTCTGCGTGGTGCTCTTCGGCATGAGCTTGCGCAACATCCGGCGGAAGTGGATCGCGTAG
- a CDS encoding class I SAM-dependent methyltransferase, producing the protein MLITCPLCLASGHTEGVHGADDRRYHLCHNCALIFVDARHHVSLEKEKARYATHQNSVDNEGYVRFLNRVLHPMLPYLDSTMRGLDYGCGPGPTLSQLVKQQGIACEDYDPFFADSPPKPPYDFIFSTECFEHFHRPSEDIQRLCSLLKPGGLLAIMTERWATLEQFATWHYTNDETHTSFYHQKTFMFLCSRFGLDLLWQDEKSVVILRRSQPRRNGLGSPGEANAEQGVAPDGDSAARRVPAAEVVGVPRVMKQEKTQMGGRA; encoded by the coding sequence ATGCTCATCACGTGTCCATTGTGCTTGGCCTCCGGCCACACGGAAGGCGTTCATGGTGCGGATGACCGCCGGTATCATCTCTGCCACAACTGCGCACTGATCTTCGTGGACGCGCGCCATCATGTATCCCTCGAGAAAGAGAAGGCACGCTACGCAACGCACCAGAACAGCGTCGACAACGAGGGCTATGTCAGGTTCTTGAACCGCGTCCTGCATCCGATGCTTCCCTACCTGGACAGCACGATGCGAGGCTTGGACTATGGGTGCGGCCCGGGTCCGACGCTCTCGCAGCTTGTGAAGCAGCAGGGAATCGCGTGTGAGGACTACGATCCCTTCTTCGCAGACTCTCCCCCGAAACCGCCGTACGATTTCATCTTCTCGACCGAGTGCTTCGAGCACTTTCATCGTCCGAGCGAAGACATCCAGCGGCTCTGCAGCCTGCTGAAGCCTGGCGGGCTGTTGGCGATCATGACCGAGCGCTGGGCAACACTCGAGCAGTTCGCTACGTGGCATTACACCAACGACGAGACGCATACATCGTTCTACCATCAGAAGACCTTCATGTTCCTGTGCAGTCGATTCGGGTTGGACCTTCTTTGGCAAGATGAGAAGAGCGTCGTGATCCTGCGGCGCAGTCAGCCTCGTCGCAACGGTCTCGGCTCACCGGGAGAAGCCAACGCCGAACAGGGCGTTGCACCGGACGGCGATTCCGCCGCGCGCCGTGTTCCGGCTGCGGAGGTCGTTGGAGTGCCGCGTGTGATGAAGCAGGAGAAGACGCAGATGGGAGGCCGCGCATGA